The window GTCGGATTCTTGTAGGTTAAATTCGTGAAGCTTATCCAACAGCACGTCTTCGCGTTCTTCGCGTTGGCTTCCTCCGACCAATTCACCAATCCGGGGAACTAACAAGTCTACCGCTGCTACCGTCTTTTCGTCCGCGTTATCGCGCATGTAGAAGGCCTTAATGTCACGAGGATAATCTGTCACAAAAACCGGTTTGTGGAAAACTTGTTCGGCCAGATATTGTTCGTGTTCAGCCTTTAAATCAATCCCCCACTTCACGGGGAACTTAAAGTCGGCATCGGCTTGTTCTAAGCGTTCGATTGCTTCCGTGTAGGTAATTCGGGCAAATGGCTCGGCGACCGTTTGTTGTAAACGATCCAGCAAGTGTTCGTCCACGTGATCGTTAAGAAATTGCAAATCAGCTTGGGCGTGGTCTAACAAGTATTGCACCACATATTGGAGCAATCCTTGAATTTCATCAATCGTTTCTGGCAAACCAGCAAAGGCCATTTCTGGCTCAATCATCCAAAATTCAGCGGCGTGGCGCTTCGTGTGCGAATCTTCGGCCCGGAACGTTGGTCCAAAGGTGTAAACGTTCCGAAAAGCTAGCGCAAATGGTTCCACTTGCAGTTGCCCACTCACAGTCAGGTTAGTTTCCTGACCAAAGAAGTCCTGACCAAAGTCGGTCTTGCCCTTGTCGTCTTGTTCCGGTTGGTCTGGATCTAACGTGGTAACCCGGAACATTTCCCCGGCTCCTTCGGCATCACTACTGGTGATGATCGGCGTGTTTACGTACACGAAGTCGTGGTGTTGCAAGTATTCGTGAATGGCAAAGGCTGCTAGTGACCGAATCTTAAACACAGCGTAAAAGGTGTTGGTTCGAGGCCGTAAGTGGGCAATTGTCCGCAAATATTCTAACGAGTGCGCTTTCTTTTGCAGTGGGTAGTCTGGGTCAGAAACACCTGCAATGGTCACTTCATCCGCGTGCAGTTCAAATGGTTGTGGAGCATCCGGTGTTTCTACCAATTGTCCTGTAATCTTAACGGTGGAACTAATCGGTAGTTTAATCACATCTTCGAAGTTATCCAGTTGATCCCGTTTCGCAATCACCTGTACGTTTTTGATGTACGAACCATCATTGACTTCAATAAAGGCAATCTTTTTTGAGTTCCGAATCGTCCGCACCCATCCCGAAATGGTAATTGGGCTTGTCAATCCGTCACGTGACTCTGTGTATAAGTCTTTTACTAATACATCCATTTTATTACTCCCCTTTTTAAATTTAACCGTCAGCCAAGAATTAAGGCCAAAGAAAAAGACCTCGTCGTAAGGGACGAGGTCTTCGCGGTACCACCCAAATTGTTTTTCCAAGAAAAACCAACTCTAGTTCACAATAACGGCTGAACTTCCGGTACCGCGGTTCTCAATTCGAGAACCCTCCAGGTGTTAATTGTAAGCTCCGTGTACTAGGCTTTCACCCTTCCTAGCTCGCTGGTCACGGTTCTGCTTACGCTCGTCCTGACGCGGTCTTAATTTAGTCTCAATATACAATAATCCTGCTGAAAACGCAATCCTTTTCGGATGGCAATTAATCCTGACGGTGAGCCACACAAGTACCTTCCGGCACCGTAAAGTCCTTTTGGACCAAGGTTAACTTGCCAGAATCGGCATTCCGTTGGAATAAAGTAGCGTTATCGGTGTTTTGGTTAGCAACGATCAGGAAGTCTTCCGATCGGTTAAAGTTGAAGTCCCGGGGGAATTCCCCTTCGGTAGAAATCCGTTGGATTTGTTTTAACTTTCCGTCTGGTTGGACGGCAAAGACGACAATGCTATCATTACCCCGGTTAGAAACGTAGATAAAGCGGTGGTCACTCGACAAGTGAATGGCAGCGGCTCCGTTATGTTCCGTCCAGTCAGCTGGAATGGTGGATACTACTTGTTCGATTTCAAACTGCGCGGTTTCTTCGTTGTAGTTTAAGACCGCCACTTTGCTGCTTAACTCTCCGACTAAGTAAGCCTTACCCAGTTCTTCAATGTAAGTAATGTGCCGCGGTCCAAATCCCGGTTCTAGGGTTAAACCACTGACTAATTCGAGTTTTCCTTCCGGAGTTAAATCGTACAGAAAAATCTGATCAAGACCGAGGTCACAAACCACTAGCCGACCGTCAAACGAGATATCAACATAGTGGGGGTGGGGCCCATCAGCTTGTTCTGGGCGCGGTCCCACCTTACCATGATCATGAACCCGATCAGTAGCGGCCAGCAAGCCGTCTGGCCCAATCTTAAAGATGGTCACATCTCCGGTATGGTAGTTGGCAGTGTACACAAATTGCCGTTTTTCGTCGACCGTAATGTAAGCCGGGCTACTCCCCATTTCCACGATCTTTTGCAGTTCCTTCGCTGGAATGGT of the Fructilactobacillus cliffordii genome contains:
- the asnS gene encoding asparagine--tRNA ligase; this translates as MDVLVKDLYTESRDGLTSPITISGWVRTIRNSKKIAFIEVNDGSYIKNVQVIAKRDQLDNFEDVIKLPISSTVKITGQLVETPDAPQPFELHADEVTIAGVSDPDYPLQKKAHSLEYLRTIAHLRPRTNTFYAVFKIRSLAAFAIHEYLQHHDFVYVNTPIITSSDAEGAGEMFRVTTLDPDQPEQDDKGKTDFGQDFFGQETNLTVSGQLQVEPFALAFRNVYTFGPTFRAEDSHTKRHAAEFWMIEPEMAFAGLPETIDEIQGLLQYVVQYLLDHAQADLQFLNDHVDEHLLDRLQQTVAEPFARITYTEAIERLEQADADFKFPVKWGIDLKAEHEQYLAEQVFHKPVFVTDYPRDIKAFYMRDNADEKTVAAVDLLVPRIGELVGGSQREEREDVLLDKLHEFNLQESDYDWYLELRKYGGTKHAGFGIGFERLLMYVTGMDNIRDVIPYPRVQGSINF
- a CDS encoding lactonase family protein; this encodes MIEKFLIGTYTKNQSKGIYQIELDTDKPALQNLQLVAKAGSPTYVAESKAHRIYAVERVMEDNELHGGVVDLDGTTIPAKELQKIVEMGSSPAYITVDEKRQFVYTANYHTGDVTIFKIGPDGLLAATDRVHDHGKVGPRPEQADGPHPHYVDISFDGRLVVCDLGLDQIFLYDLTPEGKLELVSGLTLEPGFGPRHITYIEELGKAYLVGELSSKVAVLNYNEETAQFEIEQVVSTIPADWTEHNGAAAIHLSSDHRFIYVSNRGNDSIVVFAVQPDGKLKQIQRISTEGEFPRDFNFNRSEDFLIVANQNTDNATLFQRNADSGKLTLVQKDFTVPEGTCVAHRQD